One Atribacterota bacterium genomic window carries:
- a CDS encoding KH domain-containing protein codes for MKELVEYMVKSLVDDPERVSVSELEGEQSVIYEVRVAPEDMGKIIGKQGRIAKAMRTIVKAASVKSGKKAVVEILE; via the coding sequence GTGAAGGAACTTGTGGAGTACATGGTGAAGTCATTAGTTGATGATCCGGAACGTGTCAGTGTTTCCGAACTTGAAGGGGAGCAGTCGGTGATTTATGAAGTACGGGTGGCTCCTGAGGATATGGGGAAAATCATTGGAAAGCAAGGAAGAATTGCCAAGGCAATGAGAACTATCGTCAAAGCAGCAAGTGTGAAAAGCGGAAAAAAAGCAGTGGTGGAGATTCTGGAATAG